The following are from one region of the Anguilla rostrata isolate EN2019 chromosome 7, ASM1855537v3, whole genome shotgun sequence genome:
- the LOC135259995 gene encoding calcium-binding protein 2-like yields MSQTVKNEKERASSTDSASSRPLKPALRKGSRSESAPSETATPEPGAATPRRRKGSPSEPVRRKAKKGGENGKTYTPLLNAVFGQERELSTVELDELNQAFKEFDYDQDGYLNYKDVAECMRTMGYMPTEMELIEIIQQIKMKLGGLVDFDDFCDLMGPRMTEETAHMVGVRELQCAFKQFDFDGDGQITQEELKEAMKSHLGVKLKKGELEEILKELDLNGDGNLDFNEFVMMLSSQ; encoded by the exons ATGTCCCAGACagtgaaaaatgagaaagagagagcatcTTCCACTGACAG TGCCTCGTCACGACCCCTTAAACCGGCCCTGAGGAAAGGCTCTCGCTCCGAGTCCGCGCCCTCGGAGACGGCCACCCCGGAACCGGGAGCCGCCACGCCCCGCCGGAGGAAGGGGTCCCCGTCCGAGCCCGTCCGCCGCAAGGCCAAAAAGGGGGGCGAGAACGGCAAGACGTACACCCCACTCCTCAACGCCGTTTTTGGACAG GAGAGAGAACTGTCTACAGTAGAGCTGGATG AGCTGAACCAAGCCTTCAAGGAGTTTGACTACGACCAAGATGGCTACCTGAACTACAAAGATGTCGCTGAGTGCATGAGGACCATGGGGTACATGCCGACGGAGATGGAACTCATCGAGATCATCCAGCAGATAAAGATGAAgc TGGGGGGCCTGGTCGACTTTGACGACTTCTGTGACCTCATGGGGCCCAGAATGACAGAAGAGACGGCCCACAtggtgggagtgagagagctgCAATGTGCCTTCAAGCAG TTTGACTTTGATGGTGATGGACAGATCacccaggaggagctgaaggaggccATGAAGTCGCACCTGGGCGTGAAGCTGAAGAAGGGAGAACTCGAGGAGATCCTTAAAGAACTTGACCTCAACGGCGATGGAAACCTGGACTTTAATG AGTTTGTTATGATGCTGTCCTCGCAGTAG
- the LOC135259990 gene encoding LON peptidase N-terminal domain and RING finger protein 1-like, translating into MSVLHSDSGRFFIPEDLVYKMEWDEEDSIDHQLLIQKADTLASQNRIKEALDLFSVAIKHGSVRPEQLSTLVDCVLRNFKVAYGSDTDKTTPSKNDSYREDPGDKFCCPGCHRFLSEPVTVACGHTYCKRCLQLELYSKCKLCNNDMDTRCGSGQPHRTNVILSGLLEKWFPDETKVSKVILEIEDLTRRRRFEDALVLSSNMIESDPGEVLGRIFRAEAYAGLKQYELALKELEELCLNSLGSPEVYFQKGKILQEMGCANKSLQVLLQCLALDGDFAPAKKEVEKIVYDLVSPDCQKVKEGLQEMAQGSAPGLRTKTPVGDGQAKAPYHKEKCDTASSSESEEQPGLGRASSLRPPGRLRGSGTEEGLKRVSSAPQLGRQDRGGALLKRKLSVSEAEPSAVRRGASKLKKQGGECDTWDCSPAPCRVAPAGSVEASDFECPLCMRLFYEPVTTPCGHTFCRSCLERCLDHMTQCPLCKDSLKEYLATGHYSITEVLDGLIKTYLPELHLERHKMHTEETEEFSDPTKNVPMFVCTMAYPTVPCPLHVFEPRYRLMIRRCVETGTKRFGMCVSDPQKGFADYGCMLQIRSTHVFPDGRSVVDTVGWKRFQVLSRGVRDGYNVADIQFLEDAKVDSEQGLAKLAVLHDQVYKQACSWFQNLKSRFRGQILQHFGPMPEGETDIQATPNGPAWCWWLLAVLPVDPRYQLSVLSMLSLKERLTKIQQILTYLQSTYNE; encoded by the exons ATGTCTGTTTTACATTCCGACAGTGGAAGATTTTTCATACCGGAGGATTTAGTTTATAAAATGGAATGGGACGAAGAGGATAGTATAGATCACCAGTTACTCATACAAAAAGCTGATACGTTAGCATCACAAAATCGTATTAAAGAAGCACttgatttgttttcagtggCTATAAAGCATGGATCGGTGAGGCCAGAACAACTAAGCACTTTAGTAGACTGCGTTCTGCGGAATTTCAAGGTGGCATACGGTTCAGACACCGACAAGACTACACCATCAAAGAATGACAGCTACAGGGAAGACCCCGGTGATAAGTTTTGCTGTCCAGGATGCCATAGATTTCTCAGTGAACCGGTGACTGTTGCTTGTGGACATACATATTGCAAACGCTGTTTACAACTAGAACTATATTCAAAATGCAAGCTCTGTAATAATGATATGGATACGAGGTGCGGTTCAGGCCAGCCACATAGAACCAATGTGATACTCTCAGGTCTCCTGGAAAAATGGTTCCCCGATGAGACAAAAGTGTCAAAAGTCATTTTGGAAATTGAAGATCTGACCAGAAGACGACGCTTTGAAGACGCCTTGGTTCTGTCCAGTAATATGATTGAGTCAG ATCCGGGTGAGGTCTTGGGGAGAATATTCAGAGCTGAGGCCTACGCTGGACTCAAACAGTACGAGTTGGCCCTGAAGGAACTGGAGGAGCTGTGTTTGAACTCACTTGGCAGCCCAGAG GTGTATTTCCAGAAAGGCAAAATCCTCCAGGAGATGGGCTGCGCCAACAAATCGCTGCAGGTGCTGCTCCAGTGTCTGGCTTTAGACGGGGACTTCGCCCCGGCCAAAAAGGAAGTCGAAAAG attgtGTATGATTTGGTGTCACCTGATTGTCAGAAGGTGAAAGAGGGCCTACAGGAAATGGCCCAAGGCTCCGCCCCCGGACTGCGTACCAAAACGCCGGTGGGTGACGGGCAGGCCAAAGCTCCATACCATAAGGAG AAATGCGATACGGCGAGCTCGTCGGAGAGCGAGGAGCAGCCGGGCCTCGGTCGGGCCTCGTCGCTGCGCCCCCCCGGACGTCTGCGCGGGTCCGGGACCGAGGAGGGCCTGAAGAGGGTGTCCTCCGCCCCCCAGCTGGGCAGGCAGGACAGAGGGGGAGCCCTGTTAAAGAGGAAGCTGTCCGTATCTGAGGCCGAGCCCTCAGCCGTCCGCAGAGGAGCGAGCAAACTCAAGAAGCAAGGAGGTGAGTGTGACACG TGGGACTGCTCTCCTGCCCCCTGCAGGGTGGCTCCTGCTGGCTCGGTGGAGGCCAGCGATTTCGAGTGCCCCCTCTGTATGAG ATTGTTCTATGAGCCGGTGACCACGCCCTGCGGACACACCTTCTGTAGGAGCTGCCTGGAGCGTTGCCTGGATCACATGACCCAGTGTCCTCTCTGTAAAGACAGCCTcaaagag tacCTAGCAACTGGGCATTACAGCATTACGGAGGTTTTAGATGGCCTGATTAAAACTTACCTGCCTGAACTGCATTTGGAGAGGCACAAAATGCACACGGAGGAGACCGAAGAGTTCTCTGA CCCGACAAAGAATGTCCCGATGTTCGTTTGCACCATGGCGTACCCCACTGTCCCGTGCCCTCTGCACGTCTTCGAGCCGAGGTACCGACTGATGATCAGGAGGTGCGTGGAGACCGGGACCAAGCGCTTCGGCATGTGCGTCAGCGACCCGCAGAAAGG GTTTGCAGACTACGGCTGCATGCTGCAGATCCGGAGCACGCACGTCTTCCCCGACGGACGCTCGGTGGTGGACACCGTCGGCTGGAAGCGGTTCCAGGTCCTGAGCCGGGGCGTGAGGGACGGCTACAACGTCGCCGACATCCAGTTCCTGGAGGACGCAAAG GTGGACAGTGAGCAGGGACTGGCGAAACTCGCGGTGCTCCACGACCAGGTGTACAAGCAGGCCTGCTCCTGGTTCCAGAACCTGAAGAGCCGCTTCAGGGGGCAGATCCTGCAGCACTTCGGGCCCATGCCAGAGGGGGAGACGGACATACAG GCCACGCCCAACGGACCGGCTTGGTGCTGGTGGCTCCTGGCCGTCCTGCCTGTGGACCCACGGTACcagctgtctgtgctgtccatGTTGTCCCTGAAAGAGAGGCTGACCAAGATCCAACAGATCCTCACCTACCTGCAGAGCACCTACAACGAGTAG
- the LOC135259994 gene encoding probable tRNA methyltransferase 9B has protein sequence METEAAFLERRYVHSVYEKTAPYLGHLQGKAWPRVRQFLLQQKPGSLVADIGCGTGKYLNVNREVRTVGCDLCGPLVAKARKQGNEVLVCDNLRLPFRNSVFSAVISIGVIHHFSTPERRVCAIREMARTVAPGGELMIYVWAQEQKLRRFPKQDVLVPWNGALCSRNSSESGDTRSGRADLPEGRVGTDPPGGGTGGRRAHSLGGDYVAVGRCCFKIPSQREDARAPRPCLSRALRSWFFSKSLDESGMRRCVEGLELRSGPAQWAESAVLVQPVRHRSVDLGHGGPLLRQPSLDDDVFAEPANQEEEEEEAGEQWLKVAGALTEVNGGERGRARGDHVAAETRQLSAAVRSANDLNRGAGTRAAPRGSAGSILETVSLDGREGDRADGRDLMRYYHVFRGGELARLIEDSVPELSVQSSCFDHGNWCVIAKKKGSS, from the exons ATGGAGACTGAAGCGGCCTTTCTGGAGAGGCGCTACGTGCACAGCGTCTACGAGAAGACCGCTCCCTACCTCGGCCACCTGCAGGGCAAGGCCTGGCCTCGGGTTCGACAGTTCCTCCTCCAACAGAAACCGGGCAGTCTGGTGGCTGACATTG GCTGTGGCACTGGGAAGTATCTGAATGTCAATCGCGAAGTCCGCACGGTGGGCTGTGATCTGTGTGGCCCCCTTGTGGCCAAAGCCAGGAAGCAGGGGAATGAAGTGCTGGTGTGTGACAACCTTCGCCTCCCCTTCAGGAACAGCGTCTTCAGCGCTGTCATATCCATCGGCG TGATTCATCATTTTTCCACCCCGGAGAGGAGGGTGTGCGCGATAAGAGAGATGGCGAGGACGGTGGCCCCGGGAGGGGAGCTCATGATTTACGTCTGGGCCCAGGAACAGAAGCTGCGCCGCTTCCCCAAGCAGGACGTCCTGGTGCCGTGGAACGGGGCCTTGTGCTCCAGGAACTCTTCCGAATCCGGGGACACGCGTTCGGGTCGCGCCGACCTGCCGGAGGGCCGCGTGGGGACGGACCCCCCggggggcgggacgggcggGCGGCGCGCCCACAGTCTGGGGGGGGACTACGTGGCGGTGGGCAGGTGCTGCTTCAAAATCCCGTCCCAGCGGGAAGACGCCAGGGCGCCCCGCCCCTGCTTGAGCCGGGCCCTGCGGTCCTGGTTCTTCTCCAAGTCCCTGGACGAGTCCGGCATGAGGCGCTGCGTGGAGGGGCTTGAGCTCCGGAGCGGCCCGGCGCAGTGGGCGGAGAGCGCGGTTCTGGTTCAGCCCGTCCGGCACCGCAGCGTCGATCTGGGCCACGGCGGCCCGCTGCTCCGGCAACCTAGCCTCGACGACGACGTGTTCGCGGAACCGGCGaatcaggaggaggaggaggaggaggcgggggagcAGTGGCTGAAAGTCGCCGGCGCTCTGACAGAGGTGAACGGGGGCGAGCGAGGACGCGCCCGCGGGGACCACGTCGCCGCGGAAACCCGCCAGCTCTCCGCCGCGGTGAGGAGCGCGAACGACTTGAACCGCGGCGCCGGGACGCGAGCCGCCCCGCGCGGCTCCGCGGGCTCCATCCTGGAGACGGTGAGCCTGGACGGGCGGGAGGGCGACCGGGCGGACGGTAGGGACCTGATGCGCTACTACCACGTCTTCAGGGGAGGAGAGCTGGCCCGCCTGATCGAGGACAGCGTCCCGGAGCTCAGCGTTCAGAGCTCCTGCTTCGACCACGGAAACTGGTGTGTGATCGCCAAGAAAAAGGGGTCCTCTTAA